A section of the Polyangiaceae bacterium genome encodes:
- a CDS encoding MoxR family ATPase codes for MSVAPIEETQDIDLLDRCSTACGALREQVARAVVGQSDVVDALLVTLLARGHALLVGVPGLAKTLLVSSVARALDLSFGRVQFTPDLLPADITGTDVLNEVEAGAVVRRELSFMPGPIFHNLVLADEINRTPPKTQAALLQAMQERCVTVGGRTHRLPDPFQVFATQNPIEQEGTYPLPEAQLDRFLLEIHVGYPSATEEEDIARRTTSGVEPDVRPVVTTEDVRNIGRLIPRIPITDEAVSVAVRAARATRPSSDEAPNEVKQYVRFGAGPRGSQALVLAAKARAASRGEAAADIEDVMALILPALRHRVVLSYRAEADGVKDSDVVSAVRRKLGV; via the coding sequence GTGTCAGTCGCACCCATCGAAGAAACCCAAGATATCGACCTGTTGGACCGCTGCTCGACCGCTTGCGGAGCCCTTCGGGAGCAGGTCGCTCGCGCCGTCGTCGGTCAGAGCGACGTAGTGGACGCCTTGCTGGTCACCTTGCTGGCTCGAGGACATGCGCTCCTGGTGGGCGTCCCTGGCTTGGCGAAGACGCTCCTCGTCTCGTCGGTCGCGCGCGCGCTGGATCTCAGCTTCGGCCGCGTCCAGTTCACTCCGGATCTGCTCCCTGCGGACATCACGGGAACCGATGTGCTCAACGAGGTCGAGGCAGGAGCGGTGGTGCGCCGCGAGCTCTCCTTCATGCCTGGCCCGATCTTCCACAACTTGGTGCTCGCGGACGAAATCAACCGTACGCCGCCAAAGACCCAGGCAGCCCTCCTACAAGCAATGCAGGAACGCTGCGTCACGGTCGGCGGGCGTACCCACCGCCTGCCGGACCCCTTCCAGGTCTTCGCGACGCAGAACCCGATTGAGCAAGAGGGGACGTATCCGCTGCCCGAGGCGCAGTTGGACCGTTTCCTGCTGGAAATTCACGTTGGTTACCCGTCGGCGACGGAGGAAGAGGACATCGCCCGGCGCACGACTAGCGGAGTCGAGCCCGACGTGCGCCCGGTGGTCACCACCGAAGACGTCCGAAATATCGGACGCCTCATTCCTCGGATCCCGATCACCGACGAAGCTGTATCAGTGGCAGTGCGCGCGGCTCGCGCCACACGCCCCAGCTCAGACGAAGCACCCAACGAAGTGAAGCAGTATGTGAGATTCGGCGCCGGGCCTCGCGGTAGTCAGGCGCTGGTTCTGGCGGCCAAAGCCCGGGCGGCGAGCAGAGGCGAGGCAGCTGCTGACATCGAAGACGTGATGGCGTTGATTCTGCCGGCGTTGCGCCATCGTGTGGTTCTGAGTTACCGCGCGGAAGCGGATGGGGTCAAGGACAGTGACGTCGTTTCCGCGGTGCGGCGCAAACTTGGTGTCTGA
- a CDS encoding flippase-like domain-containing protein, with translation MNRFLRRVLFALLLGVLIYGAFVVYSGISTVRASLGGFHWWTFAAALGLATFNYVLRFAKWEYYLARLEVRGVPKFESFLVFLSGFVLTVTPGKVGEVFKSAVLAETHGVPMPRTAPIVIAERLTDVIAVILLIALGSVGFQGGLKWAVAGTVLVSIGLVLILWPAPMNWLVRKAESSSGRLNRLAPKLRESVNSLRIVASPGALLIPTLLSIVGWGCEGLALWLLLKGFGFPVPVSLAVFFYATATLAGAVVPVPGGLGVAEALIREQLVQLAHVPHGMATSAMLLVRLATLWWAVLVGFGALGLLRRRFPELLREHAEPLEVDHASLGNADAQSHSQRAP, from the coding sequence ATGAATCGCTTTCTCAGGCGCGTTCTCTTCGCGCTGCTACTCGGTGTCCTGATCTACGGGGCGTTCGTCGTCTACTCGGGGATCAGCACCGTGCGTGCGAGCCTCGGCGGCTTTCACTGGTGGACCTTCGCTGCCGCGCTTGGCCTTGCCACGTTCAACTACGTGCTGCGCTTCGCGAAGTGGGAGTACTACCTCGCACGGCTCGAAGTACGCGGCGTGCCCAAGTTCGAGAGCTTCCTGGTGTTCCTGTCAGGGTTCGTTCTGACCGTAACCCCTGGCAAGGTCGGCGAGGTGTTCAAGAGCGCGGTGCTCGCGGAGACCCACGGCGTGCCCATGCCCCGAACAGCACCCATCGTGATCGCCGAACGGCTCACCGATGTGATCGCGGTGATCCTGTTGATCGCCTTAGGCTCGGTTGGCTTTCAGGGGGGCCTCAAGTGGGCCGTTGCGGGCACGGTGCTCGTCTCGATTGGCTTGGTGCTGATCCTGTGGCCTGCCCCGATGAATTGGCTGGTGCGGAAGGCTGAGTCCAGCAGCGGACGGCTAAACCGTCTGGCGCCGAAGCTGCGAGAGTCCGTGAACTCCCTGCGGATCGTAGCCAGTCCGGGCGCGCTGCTGATCCCGACGTTGCTTTCCATCGTCGGCTGGGGTTGCGAGGGCCTGGCGCTGTGGCTGCTGCTGAAAGGCTTTGGCTTTCCGGTGCCGGTCTCGCTCGCTGTCTTTTTCTACGCGACCGCGACGCTCGCAGGCGCCGTCGTCCCCGTCCCGGGAGGACTTGGTGTTGCAGAGGCGCTAATCCGAGAGCAACTCGTTCAGCTGGCCCACGTGCCCCACGGGATGGCGACCAGCGCGATGCTGCTGGTCCGCCTGGCAACGTTGTGGTGGGCGGTGCTCGTGGGGTTCGGTGCACTGGGGCTCTTGCGACGGCGCTTCCCGGAGTTGTTGCGCGAGCACGCCGAGCCTCTGGAAGTCGACCACGCTTCACTGGGCAACGCAGATGCTCAGAGCCATTCGCAGCGCGCCCCGTAG
- a CDS encoding RluA family pseudouridine synthase — translation MTDELAVRGYAESGKAKAERLDRVLAKLLPQVSRAELQRWIREERVWLNGAPSSASSVLRTGDVVEVEPAPPQLSAAEPDASVEFQVVYEDEQLLVIDKPAGLVVHPGAGHHSGTLVNGLLARPGFEVLPVDPRDPEGFRRPGIVHRLDKDTSGLLVVARDATTREALKEQFEAHSIDREYLALTLGEPKEGRIETFHGRHPVHRQRFTSLLPKGRRAVTSFHINERLGIAALVSCRLETGRTHQIRVHLSEQCKTPILGDPLYGRRSQDPRLTKIAEGLGRQALHATELGFVHPATGEHKLFRSPAPADFASALDALREF, via the coding sequence ATCACTGATGAGCTGGCGGTCCGCGGCTATGCCGAGAGCGGCAAGGCCAAGGCAGAGCGACTTGATCGTGTGCTCGCCAAGCTGCTGCCCCAGGTGTCCCGCGCCGAGCTTCAGCGCTGGATCCGTGAGGAAAGGGTCTGGCTGAACGGCGCGCCTTCCAGTGCGAGCAGCGTCTTGCGAACAGGAGACGTCGTCGAGGTAGAACCCGCGCCGCCTCAGCTGAGCGCCGCCGAGCCCGATGCTTCCGTGGAGTTTCAGGTCGTGTATGAGGACGAGCAGCTCCTCGTGATCGACAAGCCGGCAGGTCTGGTCGTTCACCCCGGCGCCGGTCATCACTCCGGCACTTTGGTCAACGGCTTGCTCGCGCGTCCTGGCTTCGAGGTATTGCCGGTCGATCCGCGAGATCCCGAAGGCTTTCGACGACCGGGCATTGTTCACCGCCTGGACAAGGACACCAGCGGCCTCTTGGTCGTGGCGCGTGACGCCACCACGCGCGAGGCCTTGAAAGAGCAGTTCGAGGCCCACAGCATTGATCGCGAGTACCTGGCCCTCACGCTTGGCGAGCCGAAGGAGGGGCGGATCGAGACGTTTCACGGCCGTCACCCGGTGCATCGTCAGCGCTTTACGTCCTTGCTTCCCAAGGGGCGGCGCGCCGTCACCTCGTTCCACATAAACGAAAGACTCGGGATAGCTGCGCTCGTGAGTTGCCGTCTGGAAACGGGGCGAACCCATCAGATCCGCGTGCACCTGTCAGAGCAGTGTAAGACGCCGATCCTGGGTGACCCGCTCTACGGTCGGCGAAGTCAGGACCCTCGCCTGACGAAGATCGCCGAGGGCTTGGGACGTCAGGCACTGCATGCGACTGAACTTGGCTTCGTTCACCCGGCGACAGGGGAGCACAAGCTGTTCCGTTCTCCGGCTCCCGCCGACTTCGCGTCGGCGCTCGACGCCTTGCGCGAATTCTGA